A DNA window from Zingiber officinale cultivar Zhangliang chromosome 3A, Zo_v1.1, whole genome shotgun sequence contains the following coding sequences:
- the LOC122052377 gene encoding 4-coumarate--CoA ligase-like 5 isoform X2, giving the protein METSEGIPPSAPAVDPRSGFCSETKIFHSLRRPVPLPPDSVPLNAASFSLSLLPSPLPDQPALIDAATGASVTYPDLLARIRNLASALRSRAGLSKGHVAFLISPPGLDIPVLYLALLSIGAIVSPANPLSTPAEIAHQIRFSNPSVAFATAATAPKLPPHIPILLLDSPRFRSFFDPNPAPLPPLEILQSDTAAILCSSGTMGKVKGVALSHRNLVAQIASNHAAAQVAKEKDAEPPVALITVPLFHVFGYSVVLREVTLGETAVLMERFDFSAMLAAVERYQVNLMLVSPPLVLAMAKSPAVVGRDLSSLKLLVCGGAPLVREVAESFAARFPSVKMGKGYGLTESSGGIAGTDDPRNGSTGRISAITEARIVDPATGESLGPGQRGELWLRGPTIMKGYVGDVEATASTLDLEGWLKTGDLCYFDHEGFLYVVYRLNELIKYKAYQVPPTELEQILLSHPKIADAAVVPWAAIIGTLNLMAR; this is encoded by the exons ATGGAGACGTCGGAGGGAATTCCTCCTTCGGCGCCCGCTGTAGATCCGCGGAGCGGCTTCTGCAGCGAAACCAAGATATTCCACAGCCTCCGACGACCCGTCCCCCTTCCACCAGATTCCGTCCCCTTGAATGCCGcttccttctccctctccctcctcCCCTCCCCCCTTCCCGACCAACCCGCCTTAATCGACGCCGCCACCGGAGCCTCCGTCACCTACCCAGACCTCCTCGCTCGCATCCGGAACCTCGCCTCCGCCCTCCGCTCTCGAGCCGGTCTTTCCAAGGGCCACGTCGCGTTCCTCATCTCCCCTCCCGGGCTCGACATCCCCGTCCTCTACCTGGCCCTCCTCTCCATCGGCGCCATAGTCTCCCCAGCCAACCCCCTCAGCACTCCTGCCGAGATTGCCCACCAAATTCGCTTTTCCAACCCCTCCGTCGCCTTTGCCACCGCTGCCACTGCGCCCAAGCTTCCGCCCCATATTCCTATTCTCCTCCTAGACTCCCCGCGATTCCGGTCCTTCTTCGACCCCAATCCGGCACCGCTGCCTCCGTTAGAGATACTGCAATCGGACACCGCGGCGATCCTCTGTTCGTCGGGGACGATGGGGAAGGTGAAGGGCGTAGCTCTATCCCACCGCAACCTCGTCGCCCAGATCGCATCCAACCACGCCGCGGCGCAAGTGGCGAAGGAGAAAGATGCGGAGCCGCCGGTGGCTCTCATCACGGTCCCTCTCTTCCACGTGTTCGGATACTCCGTGGTACTCCGCGAGGTGACGCTGGGGGAGACGGCCGTGCTGATGGAGCGATTCGACTTCAGCGCAATGCTCGCGGCGGTGGAGCGGTACCAAGTGAACCTCATGCTGGTGTCGCCGCCTCTGGTTCTGGCGATGGCCAAGTCGCCCGCTGTGGTAGGCCGAGATCTCTCCTCCCTGAAGCTTCTGGTATGCGGTGGTGCCCCGCTTGTTCGGGAGGTAGCGGAGAGCTTTGCCGCCCGCTTCCCAAGCGTCAAGATGGGCAAG GGGTATGGTTTGACTGAGTCATCCGGTGGGATTGCGGGAACGGACGATCCCAGGAATGGTTCTACAGGGCGGATCTCAGCGATCACGGAGGCCAGGATCGTGGACCCCGCCACTGGGGAGTCTCTGGGACCCGGTCAGAGAGGGGAGCTTTGGCTTCGTGGCCCCACAATCATGAAAG GTTATGTTGGTGATGTTGAGGCAACTGCCTCCACATTGGACCTTGAAGGTTGGTTAAAGACCGGTGATCTATGTTATTTTGACCATGAAGGTTTCCTCTACGTTGTATATAGGTTAAACGAGTTAATCAAATATAAAGCATATCAG GTTCCTCCCACTGAATTGGAGCAAATACTTCTTTCTCACCCAAAAATTGCTGATGCAGCTGTTGTTCC